Proteins encoded by one window of Gordonia jinghuaiqii:
- a CDS encoding GTPase → MTSEPTSLQDAVSGAIERGRAELSLLDDVVDRLVAAFAKTVDESADNAGEQPPLIRELEDIVRGIPRELRTHLDRERDALGTFNIAFFGRTGVGKSTLLSAFGELDGSYVSPGASDWTTDVRHIEWRGCRLYDTPGINGWGRTESRDDLEMRARRAVEIADIVLLCFDNQSQQAMEFSKIADWVRDYGKPVAVVLNVRNPRWRDPIKVPRRRRKNLSESVRQHADNIRTELANIGLPDTPVVAVHSRRALFARAATPFHGPGREDFLHEREEFGTETLTRWSNFETLERLITAAIVEGAADLRLNALREDVRARCKRSAEELSRLAGAIEKQAGALDREIESLFAILGYPEGEEREKWLQPAEVDLVAAAEATRGRPYTSPAKGSLDRYVRYLSASHLAQCRRKARTAADELIENAFNDHRTIDEAEFTKAVFDETAIRTAIDTVWTDRQTFLERELDMAAGQQSVLDHSATARAAAIRGSDGSGAAGKFVQGGGIAVGLGALAVPVAIANFWNPAGWVAGVAVAGVGVAGQLQQRFGKRLSERSEEAARKARVEAIANSHRAVNQTFDDYENLVVRGSREAAWVLVSESAIELLTQTVLLRRARGRVEKLVDALNVGANSIGASRAPQNVLIRAQEQLADTRTDLTRVLLGEDWLDSADSSGHVPQVDPGTRVMYAERHESDKRRLCDAIIELWAAPPTVSIRAWRDEVEAEALRDPGLLEVTQSFSGVARAKPVLSVFGDYNSGKSSLIRRILLENDVRATESIDIRAVPATEASDRYELPRFDLVDTPGLQGGDPGHAQHAVQSAVESALVFVVVHINLLVGDTALLEQLARGSSEHAAKGDRMIFLINRCDELGADPLTTPDTFLNLAQRKREELCAALARRSIDVGVDRVHVLSGDPYGLAGGDHELDKHDFDGNRAWDGVGALIEAIAELPDDVVSSASVAAAFDSAVTALKRRMRDLHLQQDEVRADIHRLEPLMGAVRAAHTDASIISDSLRERAHRIIQRLASDAKSRVHGIDRKDNAKLRDLVETWWREPQVETDLQRFLDEAAKTIDEWRSEHESAIGRESRSAQFEVMTGDGVGFQTADRDWLDDVAEGVGETAGNLAPLVKAFGSRDAVYQIGKQLGHKFKPWGAVKGGAKVAKAGAVLAVVAAAADAAAMANDARKANEHQDQQARAAEAIDRRAEELLVGIVDGDEEPGPVRFLVERMAELEALLDEHSQRTRVFQDLVGSASARARRVEALLDSADELTGTESGRA, encoded by the coding sequence ATGACTTCCGAACCGACGTCCCTGCAAGACGCCGTCAGCGGTGCGATTGAACGAGGTCGCGCGGAACTGTCCCTGTTGGATGACGTCGTAGACCGCCTGGTGGCCGCGTTCGCTAAGACCGTGGACGAAAGCGCGGATAACGCGGGCGAGCAGCCTCCGTTGATCCGAGAGCTCGAAGACATCGTTCGGGGGATACCCCGTGAGCTGCGAACACACCTCGACCGCGAACGGGACGCGCTCGGAACGTTCAACATCGCGTTCTTCGGCCGCACCGGAGTGGGCAAGAGCACTCTCCTGTCGGCATTCGGCGAACTCGACGGCAGTTATGTATCGCCCGGAGCGAGTGACTGGACGACCGACGTCCGGCATATCGAGTGGCGCGGTTGCCGGCTCTACGACACTCCCGGGATCAACGGTTGGGGCAGGACCGAAAGCCGTGATGACCTCGAGATGAGGGCACGTAGAGCGGTGGAAATCGCTGACATCGTGCTCCTGTGCTTCGACAACCAGAGCCAGCAAGCCATGGAGTTCTCGAAGATCGCCGACTGGGTCCGCGACTACGGGAAGCCGGTTGCGGTAGTGCTCAACGTTCGCAATCCGCGATGGCGGGACCCGATCAAGGTTCCGAGGAGACGGCGGAAGAACCTGTCTGAATCGGTTCGCCAGCATGCTGACAACATTCGGACCGAGCTCGCGAACATCGGGCTGCCGGACACCCCCGTCGTCGCGGTGCATAGTCGGCGTGCCCTTTTCGCACGGGCGGCCACGCCTTTTCACGGACCGGGCCGAGAGGACTTCCTTCATGAACGAGAGGAATTCGGGACCGAGACGCTTACGCGCTGGTCGAACTTCGAGACTCTGGAACGGTTGATCACCGCGGCGATCGTAGAGGGCGCCGCGGACCTGCGTCTCAACGCGCTGCGCGAGGATGTCCGGGCGCGCTGCAAGCGGTCGGCCGAAGAATTGAGCCGGCTGGCAGGTGCGATAGAGAAACAAGCGGGTGCACTCGATCGCGAGATCGAATCCCTGTTCGCGATCCTCGGGTATCCGGAGGGTGAGGAACGGGAAAAATGGCTGCAGCCCGCGGAAGTGGATCTCGTCGCAGCTGCGGAAGCGACCAGGGGCCGCCCGTACACGTCCCCGGCCAAGGGCTCGTTGGATCGCTACGTCCGGTACCTCAGCGCCTCTCATCTGGCGCAGTGTCGCCGGAAGGCGCGAACCGCAGCAGATGAGCTGATTGAGAATGCGTTTAACGACCATCGAACCATCGATGAAGCGGAGTTCACGAAGGCCGTGTTCGACGAAACTGCGATCCGAACGGCCATCGACACAGTGTGGACCGACCGGCAGACGTTCCTCGAGCGTGAACTCGACATGGCGGCAGGGCAACAGTCTGTGCTGGACCATTCTGCGACCGCGCGTGCCGCTGCCATCCGAGGTTCGGACGGCAGCGGGGCGGCGGGCAAGTTCGTCCAAGGTGGGGGCATTGCCGTCGGTCTCGGTGCGCTCGCGGTGCCGGTTGCGATCGCGAACTTCTGGAATCCCGCTGGCTGGGTCGCCGGTGTGGCTGTCGCTGGCGTCGGAGTCGCAGGTCAGCTTCAGCAGCGTTTCGGTAAACGTCTGAGTGAACGGTCTGAAGAGGCCGCGCGCAAAGCGCGAGTCGAGGCAATCGCGAATAGCCATCGCGCGGTGAACCAGACCTTCGATGACTACGAGAATCTCGTTGTCCGTGGGAGTCGTGAAGCGGCGTGGGTACTCGTGTCGGAGTCGGCCATCGAACTGCTCACACAAACAGTCCTTCTCCGAAGGGCACGTGGCCGGGTCGAAAAGTTGGTTGACGCGCTGAACGTCGGCGCTAACTCGATCGGGGCTTCTCGTGCGCCGCAAAACGTCCTCATTCGCGCGCAGGAGCAACTCGCCGATACACGCACCGACTTGACTCGAGTTCTGTTGGGAGAGGACTGGCTCGACAGTGCTGATTCCTCAGGGCACGTCCCACAAGTGGACCCCGGCACACGAGTCATGTATGCGGAGCGGCACGAATCAGACAAACGCAGGTTGTGCGACGCGATCATCGAACTGTGGGCGGCACCGCCGACCGTGAGCATCAGAGCTTGGCGGGATGAGGTCGAAGCGGAGGCGCTGAGAGACCCTGGCCTTCTTGAAGTGACACAGTCATTTTCGGGTGTGGCACGCGCGAAACCCGTCCTGTCTGTCTTCGGTGACTACAACTCAGGTAAATCGTCATTGATCCGCCGCATACTTCTCGAGAACGACGTGCGTGCGACCGAATCGATCGACATCCGCGCGGTCCCCGCAACCGAAGCATCCGACCGATACGAGCTGCCCCGATTCGACCTCGTCGACACGCCTGGATTGCAGGGCGGAGATCCCGGGCATGCGCAGCACGCGGTCCAGTCGGCTGTCGAGTCGGCACTCGTCTTCGTTGTCGTCCATATCAACCTCCTCGTCGGCGACACCGCGCTCTTGGAGCAACTTGCGCGTGGTTCGTCAGAACACGCTGCCAAAGGAGACCGGATGATCTTTCTCATCAACCGCTGTGACGAGCTGGGTGCGGACCCGCTGACGACGCCCGACACCTTTCTCAATCTGGCGCAGCGGAAACGCGAGGAGCTGTGCGCGGCTCTCGCGCGGCGCTCCATCGACGTCGGGGTCGACCGGGTACATGTCCTGTCGGGAGATCCTTATGGACTTGCGGGCGGAGACCACGAACTCGACAAGCATGATTTCGACGGGAACAGAGCTTGGGACGGTGTCGGTGCACTGATCGAGGCAATTGCGGAGCTGCCTGACGACGTGGTGTCTTCGGCCAGTGTCGCCGCTGCATTCGATAGCGCTGTCACGGCGCTGAAGCGCAGGATGCGAGACCTTCATCTTCAGCAGGACGAAGTCCGTGCCGATATTCATCGACTCGAACCACTGATGGGTGCTGTGCGGGCGGCCCATACGGATGCGTCGATCATTTCGGATTCTCTCCGCGAGCGAGCTCACAGGATCATCCAGCGTCTTGCATCGGACGCGAAGTCAAGAGTCCACGGGATCGACCGCAAGGATAACGCCAAACTGAGGGACCTCGTCGAAACTTGGTGGCGGGAGCCACAAGTCGAAACGGACTTGCAGCGGTTCCTCGATGAGGCGGCGAAGACGATCGACGAATGGCGTAGTGAACACGAGTCGGCCATCGGACGCGAGAGCCGTTCAGCCCAGTTCGAGGTGATGACCGGTGACGGCGTCGGCTTCCAGACCGCCGACCGCGACTGGCTCGACGACGTGGCCGAGGGTGTGGGCGAGACAGCCGGAAACCTCGCGCCGCTGGTGAAAGCCTTTGGTAGCCGCGACGCGGTCTACCAGATCGGTAAGCAACTCGGCCACAAGTTCAAACCCTGGGGCGCGGTGAAAGGCGGAGCGAAGGTGGCGAAGGCTGGTGCGGTCCTGGCAGTCGTCGCCGCCGCGGCCGACGCTGCGGCGATGGCGAATGACGCGCGCAAGGCTAACGAGCATCAAGACCAGCAGGCTCGTGCCGCCGAGGCGATCGACAGGCGCGCTGAGGAACTACTGGTCGGCATCGTGGACGGTGACGAGGAACCCGGTCCCGTCCGCTTCCTCGTCGAGCGAATGGCAGAGCTCGAAGCGCTGCTTGACGAGCACTCCCAGCGCACCAGGGTGTTTCAGGACCTTGTGGGTTCTGCGTCCGCCCGAGCGCGCAGAGTCGAGGCGTTACTGGACTCCGCGGATGAACTGACCGGCACAGAAAGTGGGCGGGCGTGA
- a CDS encoding DUF262 domain-containing protein, which yields MGFQTPLYELSEYLKWAQSGKIQLPDFQRGYKWEDERIRQLLVTVLRRHPLGVVMLLNTSNDQIRFKPRPIEGASVPAGTKAELLLLDGQQRLTSLTQALTGDGVVHTMDSRGKRIDRRYFIDMRLAVEGDDRIDEAVLSLPGDGIERTNFGKDIVLDVSTPEKQRAAGLFPVNLIFGDSMTWLLTDMNDLGLIKAFNDEVIKPTGTYTIPAIELDKDTSKGAVATVFEKVNVGGLPLNVFELLTATFAGDPAYYESHGTDFRLNDDWKETQAKFAAYPVLAGIENTDFLQAVTLLTTRKRNLAHIGPRPPAVSAKREDVRIEVDARRLLGVGRSVTGSFRLGVGFSG from the coding sequence ATGGGGTTTCAGACACCGCTGTATGAGCTCAGCGAGTATTTGAAGTGGGCACAGTCCGGAAAGATTCAGTTGCCCGACTTCCAACGTGGTTACAAGTGGGAAGACGAGCGGATTCGCCAGTTGCTCGTGACCGTCCTCCGCAGGCACCCGCTGGGTGTAGTGATGTTGCTCAACACAAGCAACGACCAAATTCGATTCAAACCTCGCCCGATCGAGGGAGCAAGTGTGCCGGCCGGCACGAAGGCTGAGCTGTTGTTGCTCGACGGTCAGCAGCGGTTGACGTCGCTCACCCAGGCACTTACCGGCGACGGTGTCGTGCACACGATGGACAGTCGAGGCAAACGCATAGACCGCCGCTACTTCATTGACATGCGTCTGGCGGTGGAAGGTGACGACCGGATCGATGAGGCGGTGTTGTCGCTGCCCGGTGACGGTATAGAGCGAACCAATTTTGGGAAAGACATCGTTCTCGATGTTTCGACACCCGAGAAGCAGCGAGCAGCAGGCCTGTTTCCAGTGAACCTGATCTTCGGGGATTCGATGACATGGCTCTTGACCGACATGAATGACCTCGGCCTCATCAAGGCGTTCAACGACGAAGTTATCAAACCGACTGGTACCTACACCATTCCGGCGATCGAACTCGACAAGGACACCAGCAAGGGTGCCGTTGCCACAGTGTTTGAGAAAGTCAATGTCGGTGGCCTCCCTCTCAATGTTTTCGAGTTGTTGACTGCGACGTTCGCCGGAGACCCCGCCTACTACGAGTCCCATGGCACCGACTTTCGGCTCAACGATGACTGGAAGGAGACACAGGCGAAGTTCGCCGCCTATCCGGTACTCGCGGGCATCGAGAATACCGACTTCTTGCAGGCTGTAACGCTCCTCACCACTCGTAAGCGCAACCTTGCGCACATCGGCCCTCGCCCGCCTGCCGTATCTGCGAAGCGCGAAGACGTACGTATTGAAGTTGACGCTCGACGACTACTTGGAGTGGGTCGGTCCGTTACGGGAAGCTTTCGTCTGGGCGTCGGATTTTCTGGCTGA
- a CDS encoding acyl-CoA dehydrogenase — protein sequence MGYGNPDFNVFELPEEHVALREAIRALSEKEIEPHAADVDENSRFPQEALDALVASGFNAIHVPEEYGGQGGDSIAACIVIEEVARVDASSSLIPAVNKLGTMGLILNGSEELKQQVLPGIASGEAMASYALSEREAGSDAAGMKTRARKDGNNWVLNGSKCWITNGGKSTWYTVMAVTDPEKKANGISAFMVHKDDPGFTVGPLEKKLGIKGSPTAELYFEDCTIPLDRIIGDEGTGFKTALQTLDHTRPTIGAQAVGIAQGALDQAIAYVKDRKQFGKPISSFQGVEFMIADMAMKVEAARLMVYTSAARAERGEKNLGFISSASKCFASDVAMEVTTDAVQLFGGAGYTRDFPVERMMRDAKITQIYEGTNQIQRVVMSRALLR from the coding sequence ATGGGTTACGGAAATCCCGACTTCAACGTCTTCGAGCTCCCGGAGGAGCACGTCGCGCTGCGCGAAGCGATCCGCGCGCTCTCCGAGAAGGAGATCGAACCCCATGCCGCCGACGTCGACGAGAACTCGCGGTTCCCGCAAGAAGCTCTCGACGCGCTCGTCGCGTCGGGCTTCAACGCCATCCACGTGCCCGAGGAGTACGGCGGCCAGGGTGGCGACTCCATCGCGGCGTGCATCGTCATCGAAGAGGTCGCCCGCGTCGACGCGTCGTCGTCGCTGATCCCCGCGGTCAACAAGCTCGGCACCATGGGCCTGATCCTCAACGGCTCCGAGGAACTCAAGCAGCAGGTGCTGCCCGGTATCGCCTCCGGCGAGGCCATGGCGTCCTACGCGCTGAGTGAGCGCGAGGCCGGTTCCGACGCCGCGGGCATGAAGACCCGTGCGCGCAAGGACGGCAACAACTGGGTGCTCAACGGCTCCAAGTGCTGGATCACCAACGGCGGCAAGTCGACCTGGTACACCGTGATGGCCGTGACCGACCCGGAGAAGAAGGCCAACGGCATCTCCGCGTTCATGGTCCACAAGGACGACCCCGGCTTCACCGTCGGACCGCTGGAGAAGAAGCTCGGCATCAAGGGTTCGCCGACCGCGGAACTGTACTTCGAGGACTGCACCATCCCGCTGGACCGCATCATCGGCGACGAGGGCACCGGTTTCAAGACCGCGCTGCAGACCCTCGACCACACCCGCCCGACCATCGGCGCGCAGGCCGTGGGCATCGCCCAGGGCGCGCTCGACCAGGCGATCGCATACGTCAAGGACCGCAAGCAGTTCGGCAAGCCGATCAGCTCGTTCCAGGGCGTGGAGTTCATGATCGCCGACATGGCGATGAAGGTCGAGGCCGCCCGCCTCATGGTCTACACCTCGGCTGCCCGCGCGGAGCGCGGCGAGAAGAACCTCGGTTTCATCTCCTCGGCGTCGAAGTGCTTCGCCTCCGACGTCGCCATGGAGGTCACCACCGACGCCGTACAGCTCTTCGGCGGCGCAGGCTACACCCGCGACTTCCCGGTCGAGCGCATGATGCGCGACGCCAAGATCACCCAGATCTACGAGGGCACCAACCAGATCCAGCGCGTCGTCATGAGCCGCGCGCTGCTGCGCTGA
- a CDS encoding GTPase domain-containing protein: protein MNQIDITAVRKWLEHIPGGSLAERYETEWTAFERLDRPVVTLFGAYDTGKSSLLRRLLIDAGAQVPEWLTISARHETFEVNEVELAGCIARDTPGFVVGASDIRAQNNSERALAAVGLTDIGVAVLTPQLATAERDVLREVACAGWPEGALWFVISRFDEAGANPEYDADGYRELGDRKVRELLDVFDQVDRERVYVVAQDPFQTAGPDLDVDREEWDAYRDWDGMRELADAIEQISTASLSGLRRAAGQRYWKAVVSEVLRELHDRLAEFTASAEVASHGVARRNSWLSELEVLDRAARADLNGLVEEVFDQSWTAQDNSARDLQREIEIALDRWFTKHEARLQRLKTSIGKAGDRDRARPSWDGFVSLVASVDSAPTVDPNSGYSRHVEDLGPMLIALLKATQGVQEKASSAKGSNHTVRGVAIAEAAFPVALYIAKIVDDRNAAMAGGQGAAAYSLTEAVSECTRQANDAWAPFVEDVRALIDAESGEQAALDESLRRIVQDLETAVQEGSNL, encoded by the coding sequence GTGAACCAGATCGACATCACCGCAGTACGAAAGTGGCTAGAGCACATCCCTGGCGGCTCGCTGGCCGAGCGGTATGAGACAGAGTGGACCGCGTTCGAGCGGCTGGATCGTCCTGTGGTGACTCTTTTCGGCGCGTATGACACGGGTAAGAGTTCGCTCCTGCGTCGTCTGCTCATCGATGCGGGAGCCCAGGTTCCCGAATGGCTGACGATCAGCGCGCGCCACGAGACCTTCGAAGTGAACGAGGTGGAACTCGCCGGCTGCATCGCACGAGACACACCGGGCTTCGTGGTCGGCGCATCCGATATTCGCGCCCAGAACAACTCCGAACGTGCGCTGGCAGCAGTCGGATTGACCGACATCGGGGTTGCGGTTCTGACACCGCAACTCGCCACCGCTGAGCGCGATGTACTTCGGGAGGTCGCTTGCGCTGGATGGCCAGAGGGTGCCTTGTGGTTCGTCATCTCGCGTTTCGACGAGGCCGGCGCGAATCCTGAGTACGACGCGGATGGCTACCGTGAACTGGGCGACCGCAAGGTGCGGGAGCTTCTCGACGTGTTCGATCAGGTGGATCGCGAACGAGTGTATGTCGTGGCTCAAGACCCTTTCCAGACGGCAGGTCCCGACCTCGACGTGGATCGCGAGGAATGGGATGCCTATCGAGACTGGGACGGCATGCGCGAACTGGCCGACGCTATCGAGCAGATCTCGACGGCGTCGCTATCGGGACTCCGACGCGCAGCAGGTCAGCGGTACTGGAAAGCGGTTGTCTCTGAGGTTCTTCGGGAATTGCACGATCGGCTGGCCGAGTTCACGGCCAGTGCCGAAGTCGCGTCGCACGGCGTGGCACGACGCAACAGTTGGTTGAGTGAGCTCGAAGTCCTGGACCGAGCAGCGCGCGCGGACTTGAACGGTCTGGTCGAAGAGGTCTTCGACCAATCGTGGACCGCGCAAGACAATTCAGCCCGAGATCTACAGCGCGAGATCGAGATCGCACTTGATCGTTGGTTCACCAAGCATGAAGCACGCCTCCAGAGACTGAAAACATCGATCGGCAAGGCGGGCGACCGGGACCGTGCCAGGCCTTCGTGGGATGGCTTCGTCTCGCTTGTCGCTTCGGTTGACTCGGCGCCGACAGTCGATCCGAACAGTGGATACTCGCGTCACGTGGAGGACCTGGGGCCGATGTTGATCGCCTTGCTGAAGGCGACGCAGGGTGTCCAAGAGAAAGCCTCTTCTGCAAAGGGTTCCAACCACACTGTGCGAGGTGTTGCCATCGCGGAAGCGGCCTTTCCCGTCGCACTGTACATCGCGAAGATCGTGGATGACCGGAATGCCGCCATGGCGGGTGGTCAGGGTGCGGCTGCCTACAGCCTGACGGAAGCGGTGAGTGAATGTACGCGTCAGGCGAACGATGCGTGGGCCCCGTTCGTCGAAGACGTACGGGCATTGATCGACGCCGAGTCGGGTGAGCAGGCGGCGCTCGACGAGAGTCTACGAAGGATAGTCCAAGACTTGGAGACGGCGGTACAGGAGGGAAGTAACCTCTGA
- a CDS encoding PD-(D/E)XK nuclease family protein, with the protein MPTVMDQLTEAVSRAKSGSPLTQVTVIVPSHGSGRDVLHHLARTQGVANTSVLTLAQVVDKLAAPALAPRQPLQYPLLEAAVQRVLADAPGVFADVADEPITSQALASAAWELTGIAEPAMQSPTPLVADLLRIHRATTERLTGSYYPQQEAYSVAAERLDELGSVIVHHPAAHTPAEQALLRELRRCGETIDANTHVSPTQVIHTSDADDEIRAVVRLVRKHLASGVPGHRIGIFYGTDDPYLPLLHEHLTAGHIAFTGPECHTLVDRPTGRALLGLLALDHDAMPRRELFTLLAEGSLRRPELDDTPITQPQIERLTRSDEPIVGGDDWERLTRVAAHEKHHARAAAVHSYVRRLQADLRALVDAPDWATVAGHLNTLLATYFRTPKRETAVADLAAIRADCAGIALMDGIAPQPTAARVLDAVSIRLNAHRGMHGTSGAGVTVAPISSGVGRDLDVCVVVGAAEGIVPTPRRDDPLLPPELIGITARDHMERQRLAFAGAVSAGRAERVVTFPRGNLRGGAEKVPSRWLLPALADLAGRDVDVVNWQRATENSPQIVAVDSFDVAAQRADERIGASAASDTEWRLRELAAVPADSRRGALDDPIINRGMHMRSDRLNGRFTRFNGNLSSVSGLITTFDQPVSPTGLELWVQSPYQYFLEHILRLRALDDPDEIAQIDALTRGTLIHTILERYVRATMDGAELDLARLRIVAEKVLDEAQANSPGWLEQLWAKDRGTIMRDLDEWFTHDHTDAADGWRPTHAEADFGLDAPGTHEVSLALGENKIRFCGQIDRIDRHHGGRIRVTDYKTGKADKYKDLAESTPTNSGLQFQLPVYGLFARTFGADVEARYWFITSKGKFASVGYPVTADVVATLIDDMTLVHKSIRAGYFPPKIEDTHWDLPVIDLLGRAGLRRAWAALEHVDELSDYVQKYGG; encoded by the coding sequence ATGCCCACCGTGATGGACCAGTTGACGGAGGCGGTGTCCCGCGCCAAGTCCGGCTCACCGCTGACCCAGGTCACCGTCATCGTGCCGAGCCACGGCTCCGGCCGGGACGTCCTGCATCACCTGGCGCGGACGCAGGGAGTGGCCAACACCAGCGTCCTCACGCTTGCGCAGGTGGTGGACAAGCTTGCCGCACCCGCTCTCGCGCCTCGCCAACCGTTGCAGTATCCGCTCCTGGAGGCGGCGGTCCAGCGGGTCCTCGCCGACGCGCCGGGCGTCTTCGCCGACGTTGCCGACGAGCCCATCACGTCACAGGCGCTCGCGAGCGCAGCCTGGGAACTCACCGGTATCGCCGAGCCGGCGATGCAGTCGCCGACGCCCCTCGTCGCCGATCTGCTGCGTATCCATCGCGCCACCACGGAGCGTTTGACCGGCTCGTATTACCCTCAGCAGGAGGCGTATTCGGTCGCCGCCGAACGACTAGACGAGCTCGGGTCGGTGATCGTCCATCACCCGGCCGCTCACACGCCCGCCGAGCAAGCCCTTCTCCGTGAGCTCCGGCGCTGCGGCGAGACCATCGACGCGAACACCCACGTCTCACCCACCCAGGTCATCCACACCTCCGACGCCGACGACGAGATCCGCGCTGTCGTCCGGCTGGTCCGCAAACACCTCGCCAGCGGGGTGCCCGGCCACCGCATCGGCATCTTCTACGGCACCGACGACCCCTACCTGCCGCTGCTCCACGAGCACCTCACCGCCGGCCACATCGCGTTCACCGGACCCGAATGCCACACCCTCGTCGACCGTCCCACCGGTCGCGCACTACTCGGTCTGCTGGCACTCGACCACGACGCGATGCCCCGACGGGAACTGTTCACCCTCCTCGCCGAAGGCTCACTCCGACGCCCCGAACTCGACGACACGCCGATCACGCAGCCTCAAATCGAACGCCTCACGCGCAGCGACGAACCCATCGTCGGCGGTGACGACTGGGAGCGCCTCACCCGCGTCGCCGCGCACGAGAAGCACCACGCCAGGGCCGCTGCCGTCCACTCCTACGTCCGTCGCCTGCAGGCCGACCTGCGCGCTCTCGTCGACGCGCCGGACTGGGCCACCGTCGCCGGACATCTGAACACCTTGCTCGCCACCTACTTTCGCACGCCGAAACGCGAGACCGCGGTCGCAGACCTCGCCGCGATCCGCGCCGACTGCGCGGGAATCGCCCTGATGGACGGCATCGCACCGCAACCCACCGCGGCTCGGGTGCTCGACGCGGTCTCGATCCGGCTGAACGCGCACCGAGGCATGCACGGGACGTCGGGTGCAGGCGTCACGGTCGCACCGATTTCATCGGGAGTCGGCCGCGACCTCGACGTCTGCGTCGTCGTCGGTGCTGCCGAAGGCATCGTGCCCACACCCCGCCGCGACGACCCGCTTCTCCCGCCGGAACTGATCGGCATCACCGCCCGCGATCACATGGAACGCCAACGCCTCGCCTTCGCCGGTGCTGTGAGCGCCGGCCGCGCCGAACGGGTCGTCACGTTCCCGCGCGGTAACCTGCGCGGCGGCGCCGAGAAGGTACCGTCCCGCTGGCTACTCCCGGCGCTGGCCGATCTCGCCGGGCGCGACGTCGACGTCGTCAACTGGCAACGCGCGACGGAGAATTCGCCGCAGATCGTTGCAGTCGACTCCTTCGACGTCGCGGCCCAACGCGCCGACGAGCGCATCGGCGCCTCCGCGGCCTCCGACACCGAATGGCGCCTCCGCGAACTCGCCGCCGTCCCAGCAGACAGTCGTCGCGGCGCGCTCGACGATCCGATCATCAACCGTGGCATGCACATGCGCAGCGACCGCCTCAACGGCCGCTTCACCCGGTTCAACGGCAACCTGTCGTCGGTCAGCGGACTCATCACCACCTTCGATCAGCCGGTGTCGCCGACCGGCCTCGAACTGTGGGTGCAGAGCCCCTACCAGTACTTCCTCGAACACATCCTGCGCCTGCGTGCCCTCGACGACCCCGACGAGATCGCCCAGATCGACGCATTGACGCGGGGGACCCTGATCCACACCATTCTCGAGCGGTACGTCCGCGCGACCATGGACGGCGCAGAGCTCGATCTCGCCCGCCTGCGGATTGTTGCTGAAAAAGTTCTCGACGAGGCGCAGGCCAACAGTCCGGGCTGGCTCGAACAGCTGTGGGCCAAGGACCGCGGCACCATCATGCGCGACCTGGACGAATGGTTCACCCACGACCACACCGACGCCGCCGACGGTTGGCGGCCGACTCACGCGGAGGCGGACTTCGGCCTCGACGCGCCCGGCACTCACGAGGTCTCGCTGGCACTGGGCGAGAACAAGATTCGCTTCTGCGGGCAGATCGACCGCATCGATCGCCACCATGGCGGCCGCATCCGCGTCACCGACTACAAGACCGGCAAGGCCGACAAGTACAAGGACCTCGCCGAGAGCACACCCACCAACTCGGGTCTGCAATTCCAGCTTCCCGTCTACGGACTGTTCGCCCGCACCTTCGGCGCCGACGTCGAAGCTCGGTACTGGTTCATCACCAGCAAAGGCAAGTTCGCCTCGGTCGGCTACCCCGTCACCGCCGATGTCGTCGCCACCCTCATCGACGACATGACGCTCGTGCACAAGTCGATCCGGGCCGGCTACTTCCCGCCCAAGATCGAAGACACCCACTGGGACCTGCCCGTCATCGACCTCCTCGGACGTGCCGGGCTGCGACGCGCCTGGGCCGCACTGGAACACGTCGACGAACTGTCCGACTACGTGCAGAAGTACGGAGGCTGA